In a single window of the Antennarius striatus isolate MH-2024 chromosome 3, ASM4005453v1, whole genome shotgun sequence genome:
- the LOC137592828 gene encoding piggyBac transposable element-derived protein 3-like isoform X2 produces the protein MAKRKAKSCGGGRFNQLTLAQSLSGSVAAVKMSESGKDRGGAGDAPKEIENRIGGEENVAGCSRGPPQFGGVPRGNAAVESSPLHLSGDSSDSEPDPDSSSEWIPSESSRESSPDPWEPTEDLRSKVPKTSRGRAPARGRGVRRHQSLEVDAGVWGHDGWKPTKFPFVATPGPQNAAADLDSDQPVDFMELFLTDELLGHIASQTNLYARQFIQAHPEALPHSRERVWKPVTVPELKKYLGLTFLTGYIKKPSVSMYWSEDPMEAIPYFNNTMPRNRFQLIGKFLHFNDNASQNAGDKLYKEKPWRTTNHQRAVKDRLG, from the exons atggcgaagcgcaaggcgaaaTCATGTGGAGGAGGCAGATTCAACCAGCtaacactggcacagagcttgtctggcagtgtagctgctgtgaaaatgagcgAGAGCGGTAAGGATCGGGGGggtgcaggagatgcacccaaggaGATTGAAAACCGGATCGGAGGCGAGGAAAACGTGGCGGGTTGTAGCAGGGGCCCCCCGcagttcggcggcgtcccacGTGGGAACGCCGCTGTGGAAAGTTCTCCGCTGCATCTGTCCGGCGAcagttctgactctgaaccggacccggaTTCTTCATCTGAATGGATAccgtcagaaagcagcagggagtcctccccagacccgtgggagcccacggaggatctgaggagcaaag tccctaaaacgagtagaggacgtgcacctgcaagagggagaggtgTGAGGAGACaccaatcactggaggtggatgcaggtgtttggggtcatgatggctggaaacccactaaattcccattcgtggcaacccctggtccccagaatgcggctgcagacctggattcagaccagccggttgacttcatggagctgtttctgactgacgagctgctgggtcacattgcgtctcagaccaacctgtatgcacggcagtttatacaggcacatcctgaagctctgccacactccagagagagggtgtggaaaccggtgacagttccagagctcaaaaagTACTTGGGTCTTACgttcctcaccggctacataaagaagcccagcgtcagcatgtactggagtgaggatccaatggaagccattccatacttcaacaacaccatgccacgcaacaggttccagctaattgggaagtttctccacttcaatgacaatgcctcacagaatgctggagataaactttataaa GAAAAACCGTGGCGAACCACAAATCATCAGAGAgccgtcaaagacagacttgggtga
- the LOC137592828 gene encoding piggyBac transposable element-derived protein 4-like isoform X1 yields the protein MAKRKAKSCGGGRFNQLTLAQSLSGSVAAVKMSESGKDRGGAGDAPKEIENRIGGEENVAGCSRGPPQFGGVPRGNAAVESSPLHLSGDSSDSEPDPDSSSEWIPSESSRESSPDPWEPTEDLRSKVPKTSRGRAPARGRGVRRHQSLEVDAGVWGHDGWKPTKFPFVATPGPQNAAADLDSDQPVDFMELFLTDELLGHIASQTNLYARQFIQAHPEALPHSRERVWKPVTVPELKKYLGLTFLTGYIKKPSVSMYWSEDPMEAIPYFNNTMPRNRFQLIGKFLHFNDNASQNAGDKLYKVRPVLDSIISKFKELYQPHENICIDEGMLQWRGRLNFRVYNPQKPVKYGIKSYILCDSRTGYCYNMLPYVGQPSTLPDIVFSLLDRLTEQGYTIFMENFYNSVKLCEQLCKKKTNVCGTLRKNRGEPQIIREPSKTDLGEEGKVVRHNGRVLVLAWQDKRLVRMITTCHNDRMQRVEVWQKGQRDKVAQLKPECVVQYNSCMNGVDKLDQNIAYYPFIRKTQNWTKKFVAYLFQICVYNAYVLFRSRNPGIKKSHLDFMKCIARSWTEKGYVSHEEGEEMEVEDVLQTRSRRNRDPEDRLDGLMSRHKLERLRATTRKAHPSRKCRVCVRTGGRSETRMWCKACRIPLHAGECFTVYHTQKNIIDYTHTPTHTHL from the exons atggcgaagcgcaaggcgaaaTCATGTGGAGGAGGCAGATTCAACCAGCtaacactggcacagagcttgtctggcagtgtagctgctgtgaaaatgagcgAGAGCGGTAAGGATCGGGGGggtgcaggagatgcacccaaggaGATTGAAAACCGGATCGGAGGCGAGGAAAACGTGGCGGGTTGTAGCAGGGGCCCCCCGcagttcggcggcgtcccacGTGGGAACGCCGCTGTGGAAAGTTCTCCGCTGCATCTGTCCGGCGAcagttctgactctgaaccggacccggaTTCTTCATCTGAATGGATAccgtcagaaagcagcagggagtcctccccagacccgtgggagcccacggaggatctgaggagcaaag tccctaaaacgagtagaggacgtgcacctgcaagagggagaggtgTGAGGAGACaccaatcactggaggtggatgcaggtgtttggggtcatgatggctggaaacccactaaattcccattcgtggcaacccctggtccccagaatgcggctgcagacctggattcagaccagccggttgacttcatggagctgtttctgactgacgagctgctgggtcacattgcgtctcagaccaacctgtatgcacggcagtttatacaggcacatcctgaagctctgccacactccagagagagggtgtggaaaccggtgacagttccagagctcaaaaagTACTTGGGTCTTACgttcctcaccggctacataaagaagcccagcgtcagcatgtactggagtgaggatccaatggaagccattccatacttcaacaacaccatgccacgcaacaggttccagctaattgggaagtttctccacttcaatgacaatgcctcacagaatgctggagataaactttataaagtgcgtcctgtccttgattctattatttctaaattcaaagagctgtatcagccccatgaaaacatttgcatagatgaggggatgttgcagtggcgtggccgcctgaacttcagggtttacaaccctcagaagccagtcaaatatggcataaaatcttatattttgtgtgactcgcggactggctattgttataatatgttgccttatgttggccagccgagcacactcccagacattgtgttctccctccttgaccgcctgaccgagcaggggtacacaatattcatggagaatttttataattccgtaaaactgtgtgagcagttgtgtaaaaaaaagactaatgttTGTGGAACTCTCAGGAAAAACCGTGGCGAACCACAAATCATCAGAGAgccgtcaaagacagacttgggtgaggaggggaaggtggtgcggcacaacggccgggtactggtcttggcctggcaggacaagcgcctggtgaggatgataacaacctgccacaacgacaggatgcagagggtggaggtgtggcagaagggtcagcgggacaaagtggcacagctcaaaccggagtgtgtggtacagtacaattcctgcatgaatggggtggacaaacttgaccagaacattgcgtactaccccttcatcaggaaaactcaaaactggacaaaaaagtttgtcgcctatttgttccagatttgtgtgtacaacgcctatgtgttgttcaggtccaggaacccagggatcaagaaatcacaccttgatttcatgaagtgtattgcaaggtcctggactgaaaaggggtacgtgtcacatgaggagggcgaggagatggaggtcgaagacgtgctgcaaacTAGGTCACGcagaaacagagacccagaagacagactcgatggcctgatgtccaggcataagctggaacgtttgagggccaccaccaggaaagcacatccctcaaggaaatgtcgtgtgtgtgttagaacgggtgggaggagtgagaccaggatgtggtgcaaggcatgtcgtattcccctgcatgcaggagaatgctttactgtttatcacacgcaaaaaaatattattgattacacccacacacccacacatactcacctgtaa